The proteins below come from a single Malus domestica chromosome 03, GDT2T_hap1 genomic window:
- the LOC103444894 gene encoding tRNA dimethylallyltransferase 9-like → MANWNLTNKFGSFGGIIVILFNVLCFSFFWCKRHHIILLAYRTHLKLLVVLDCTCDAFLEIASEVYSDLEDLQKNDDWDAAVELVVKAGDPKAQLLAANDWYRLRRSLEIIMSSGSPPSAFQVPYDSFRKQCDANDASPSTDVMEEVKSKELDYDFLCFFLSSKRVDLYKSIDYRCEDMLSGSDGILSEANWLLDSGLLPSSNSATRAIGYRQAMEYLLMCRQQGVSFPREFYNFLPEFQKASRNFAKRQLTWFRNEHIYNWLDASKPLETVLDFIYDAYHENTENLVVPESLRMKKELTSHREVAELKAYRPKNWHFIRCEDCSDILDWIRKTQCSNNK, encoded by the exons atggc TAACTGGAACTTGACCAACAAATTTGGTTCATTTGGTGGAATCATTGTGATACTCTTTaatgttttgtgtttttctttcttttggtgcAAGAGGCACCACATCATCTTGTTGGCATACCGCACCCATCTAAAG TTACTGGTGGTACTGGATTGTACTTGCGATG CCTTTCTAGAGATTGCATCTGAAGTGTATTCCGATTTAGAGGACCTACAGAAAAATGACGACTGGGATGCAGCTGTGGAGTTGGTGGTCAAGGCAGGTGACCCAAAGGCTCAACTTTTGGCTGCTAATGACTGGTATCGATTAAGACGCAGCCTTGAGATTATTATG TCTAGTGGATCACCTCCATCTGCATTTCAAGTGCCGTATGATTCTTTCCGGAAACAGTGTGATGCAAATGACGCTAGTCCTTCAACTGATGTTATGGAGGAAGTAAAATCAAAGGAATTGGACtatgattttctttgttttttcctcTCAAGCAAAAGAGTTGATCTTTATAAATCAATTGACTACCGATGTGAAGATATGCTATCAG GAAGTGATGGTATCTTGTCGGAAGCTAATTGGCTTCTTGATTCGGGTCTTCTTCCAAGTTCAAATTCAGCAACCAGAGCAATTGGTTACAGACAA GCTATGGAGTATCTGTTGATGTGTAGGCAGCAAGGAGTTAGTTTTCCAAGAGAGTTCTACAATTTTTTACCTGAATTTCAGAAAGCATCTCG AAATTTTGCAAAACGGCAGTTAACATGGTTTCGCAACGAGCATATCTATAACTGGCTTGATGCTTCCAAACCCTTG GAAACGGTGCTCGACTTCATTTATGATGCATACCATGAAAACaccgaaaatttggttgtgcCTGAATCACTGAGGATGAAGAAAGAATTAACAAGTCATCGAGAAGTTGCCGAACTAAAGGCTTATCGACCTAAAAATTG GCATTTTATCAGATGCGAAGATTGTTCAGACATTCTAGACTGGATAAGAAAAACACAGTGCTCCAACAACAAATAG
- the LOC139194123 gene encoding tRNA dimethylallyltransferase 9-like has protein sequence MITSSSCVGTFCPRVLRTAGLLTFTLRRRRLTTACSVSATKNKEKEKVIEVSGPTGSGKTRLALELAKRLNGEIISADSVQVFRGLDIGSAKPSPAERQAGAFQFILHCRSQARIKEEGEGVR, from the exons ATGATAACCAGTAGCAGTTGTGTCGGTACATTTTGCCCGCGGGTCCTCAGGACGGCTGGGCTGCTGACTTTCACTCTCCGCCGGCGGCGTCTGACCACCGCCTGCTCTGTTTCAGCCACCAAGAATaaagagaaggagaaggtgATAGAGGTATCTGGGCCCACCGGCTCCGGGAAGACTCGCCTCGCTCTGGAGCTCGCTAAGCGGCTCAATGGAGAGATTATAAGCGCCGACTCCGTCCAG GTATTTCGGGGTCTTGATATTGGATCTGCCAAGCCTTCGCCAGCTGAAAGACAG gcAGGAGCCTTtcagtttatcttacattgccggtcccaagcccggataaaggaggagggggagggcgtcaggtag